The genomic DNA TTAAGTAAACGGATATAAATGTGTTAGCCAGATGTTAAAATACTCAATATTAGCTGCATGGAGTATAATCCGGTATGTTAAAGGGGGAAGTGAGCCTTTCAATCTTCTTTTTCATTAAAGTTTTGGTGATAACGGAACTGATTTTTTAGATAGTGATAACTCTACATTAAATAGCTCACAGTGATATAGACTGGTATTATCTTATTTATATGTACTTATATTTAGATTCATTACGTATTGAGTCAGAGTTTACtgacatcctgtgtgtgtgtgtgtgtgtgtgtgtgtgtgtgtgtgtgtgtgtgtgtgtgtgtgtgtgtgtgtgtgtgtgtgtgtgtgtgtgtgtgtgtgtgtgtgtgtgtgtgtgtgtgtgtgtgtgtgtgtgtgtgtgtgtgtgtgtgtgtgtgtgtgtgtgtgtgtgtgtgtgtgaaatgaagaTCAGCTGTAAGAGGATTAAGGTTTTAGAGTGACAGATTCTgggttttattctgaaaaacatAAACCGTAGCACCAAAAGTGGAAGCTTTTTGGATTTTTGTTTGTCAACTAACAGAATTGACCCCTGTGTCAACCTCATGCTgttatgaatgtgtttgtgcagagtTATTTACTtggcatgtgtgtttgcaggcgTGTTGAGGAGGTAGTGAGGTTTCCGGGCCTGCCGCCGCGCCGTCAGCTGACATATCAGGCCAAACAAACcatcagcagagagatggagcaaGAGAAGATGAGGCGATCCGAGCAACTGATGCTGCAACGAAACCCTGCAGTGGTGAGACAAATACACAACACGCACATCCTACACAACAGACTGTGGGCttgttatatacagtacagcCTGTTGACAGTCAGGCCACCATGTGTCTGTGTTAATTATCTAATGGATCTATAATGTGCTTTGTCTGTGTGATGcagaaagagcaagaaaaaaagagcGCCGGTCCTAATCCAGCCAGGAACCATCAGCAGAGGCTGGAGAACATTGTTAAACAGACCACAGTGGAGACCAGggtgagagacaaacacaaacgcTTCTGTCACTTGGGAGGACATTACATTGACTTTCACTGATTTCCTGGAGATGACTGATGTGGAAACCTGAAGCCTCCAGTGCTCATACACAAGTCAACAACTTCTCAGTGAAGTAGGACACATCTTGTGTccaacacaaaaagaaaacaaaagaaccTCTCAACCCACTAAAAGCACAGCctatacagtaaatacacagcAAAAGCAGTGTTTTCCAAAGGAAACGGGGCTCAGATATTAGTGGgccatgaaaaaaaatcacaatgaaCAGGTACCTTGGTTTATAAAAGCAGTCCATTGTGTAGCTCACACATTGAAACCTGCAGCGGCAGTTTGCTTTGCTGCTGCTCAAGGCGTCTTGATTCgttttaaatagaaaaagtgttttcaatCTTAACTGCTCCTGCAAGTTACTATAAGATGAGTCTCCAGGGAGCATTTATGCATCTGATAACTGGCAAAGATTTGGTGCTTCTTTTGGTTATCTCGGTATTCAGTTGTTTTGGGAAGCAGCACTCTTTCTACCAGTGTTGAGGTTCCCTCAGTTGTATGTGTTAGGTGGTGCCTGTAGGTGGAGCCAGAGAGGAGCAGCCAGCGTCATCAGAGCCTCtcagactgagctgcagtgcTTTAATAGTTCAGTGAGAGAGTGAGCCTCTAGGGGGCAGAAATGAGGGTAATGAAAAGCCACTGGGTCACAATCCCTAATGGTGAAACTGGGAAATTAGGCTAATgagagatggtgtgtgtgtgtgtgtgtgtgtgtgtgtgtgtgtgtgtgtgtattcatgtgctTGTTCATTGTTATTGACCTTGTTCTGAGGATAACGTGTTAGAAACTTCCTGATTAacttcttcctcctcgtcactctgtgtttgtgctctgcagCCGGAAGTGGATTTCTTTGGTCGAGCTGTTGCCCCCAAACCTCAGAGAGCGTCATCTTCAGACACAGGTACTGTGTGACGTTAGCGCAGCTTCATTTATTCAATCCCTTGTGTGAACACGGGCTGTTTAAGGAAAAATGCCTCAAGGCACATCAGGTCCAAACACACCAGAGGTGATTACTGATGCGTCTTACGTAACGCTTCTAATTTAGAGCTCCTGTGGCTCACTGTGGGCAGGAGATCTGGACTGTCAACAGCATCGCCACCTGCATTTCCTCATCATAGTGTTGCCAATATCATATTTCCATTAGCAACTTAAAAAACTCGCCACGCCTGACCTACAGCCTCCCTCTTATATGTCGACACCAGCTAATAGTTTAAACAATCTTCAGAtattatttatgtaaatgaaatgtataGTACTGCCTTAAGTACTTAGTttgctacatttattttaaaatcctTTAGTCATTGTAGCTCCAGAAACCGATTAAAATTGTTGCGTGTAGTTTCTGTGGTTTTGGCCTGCCAGCAGCTTCGTGTCATTGGAAACAAACATGACTGCTGTGTTCAAATGCATCGTAGTTCCACACCAAAAATAGCACATTTGCATAGAGAACAGAGGTCCTGAACAGAATTGTGTAGCTTGTTCCCTCCTTTCCAACATGGCCATCTGgggaaatgttttttcaaaatagtGTTTCCACTTTTGCTtgcaagtttgtttgtttttttaggtcAAAGCAGCAACAACGACGGGGTCCTGCGGACTAAAACAGGCACAGCTCTAAATCCTGTGTCCTGATTATCTTGTCGATTACCTGTGGCCCATTTCACCAAAGCTGAAACATGACATCGTGACAAAATCAAAGTCACAGTTACGCGAGAAGAGTTTGTGTTATAAATACGGCTCCGGTTAATGATTACTTTCAAGTTCCCAGAGCCCGAGCTGAtgtctttttcatttgcttatgttgtctgaacagtgaaaaaaacCAAAGGTATTCAGATGCTCTAATCACTTAAGATAGCTGCAAATCCCCAGCAGAGATGTAATTTACTTAATCGCTTAAAATTATTAAACTAGACGTCAATCGATTAATCAGAAGCAGTTTTGATAATCAAGTAATGGTTTAGGCTTTAAGCTAAGATGGTAGACTGCCTCGTTACAGATATACTAAAATATTAATACTAGTTGTTTTTTGTCCTCTTCTATAATAAACTGTATATCTTTAGGTaccagacaaaacaagcaatttgaagaaatacattaaatttCGGAATATTGTGATTTCTGACATCGTAAAGACcaatccaaaaaaacaagacccAAGATTAAGCAAttatttaacttgttttttttattttattaacctTGTAgtaccttttaaaaaaaatacccataatgctcttttcctctctctgtagGTGACAAGAGTGCAGTTCTTTCTATTGGAACAGCAGTGGGCAACAGTGACGTGTGGTTTCGGTTCAACGAGGGCATGTCAAACGCTGTCAGACGAAATGTCTACATCAGGGAAATATTGTAACCCcacgaaacacacacacacacacacacacacacacacacacaaatgcctcattcacagctgtgtcctgtgtcATATGTAAACAACCGAATAAATCCCAAGTCCAGCTGTTAAATTCAAAACAGtctttattttgattgacagtGTAAAGAGCCAATAAAAACGTGTTGTTGAACATTTCTCAGCAGTCAAAACAAACCTCTAGAAAGCTACTCAGTgctgtacactcacacacacacacagtagtctTCACATAAATTAAAAGCATTCAGGAGTCTCccaataaataaacatgataaTAGcaataatgagagagagagaggaaatgaattAGTGCAGCGTGACTTAGTGTGGGAGTGCAGGAttctttagtgtgtgtgtgtgtatgtgtatgtgtgtgtgtgtgtgtgtgcgtgtgtgtgtgaccattaGAGGATCACACACTTGCCCTTCTCCACCCAGGGGTTAGCTCTCATCAGCTCAGGGTTCAGAAATGGATCTTCACAAACACAACCCTCGATCCACTTCACCagcctacaaaaaaaaaaaaccagtgTCAGCACAAATCTGATACTCCATACTTAagagagcttgtgtgtgtgtgtgtgtgtgtgtgtgtgtgtgtgtgtgtgtgtgtgtgtgtgtgtgtgtgtgtgtgtgtgtgtgtgtgtgtgtgtgtgtgtgtgtgtgtgtgtgtgtgtgtgtgtgtgtgtgtgtgtgtgtgtgtgtgtgtgtgtgtgtgtgtgtgtgtgtgtgtgtgtgtgtgtgtgtggacagcacacactcactcagtgaCGGTGATGGAGGATTTCTCTCTGTTGATTGCCAGCTGATACTGAAGGCTTTCCACTTCTCTCCTCATCTGTGGAACGTCTAACTCCTccatggtgctgctgctgctgttcacccacacacagaagaaaaacacaggacAGATTGAAGCTCGAGCAGATTAAGagttcagacacacagatgttgCATTAAAACTTGGGTGGAAATCAAAATGaagcaaatgttttgttgtaaaaGAGCCACTCAGTTCTGCAGTCAAGCCTCTTACTGCTGAATTCTTCAGTGTAAATGCAAAACGGTCACAGCTCAGTTGAGATTTGAGTTGATATCTGATCATGTTTTACTTTTGGGAAGACGAGAATAGAGCAGCACTTCTTACAATAACGTCGACTTTCCGCCCTTCGGCTCTGGTTGTGACTCGTTCAACTAACTCGTTTTTCTCTTCacattatttgaatatttttagagtccttaaaaagtaaaataagagaaaaaaaaaaacaatagaggaAAGTCTTTGAAGCAgaaatatttttggttttcctctcttctcatcCTGTGAGCCCTTGGTGGGACACgctgctctgttttcatttgtgatttataaaaatatctgagggaaataaaataaagaccAGATGGTCGGCACTCTGGAGAGCTGCACTGATCTGCACAGGAAGTGGTTAATATGACACATTCATATGAAGATGGTCATGTGGGCCCTTTAAGACAAAGTGTAGCTTATTGTGATAACAATCTTAACTGGTTAAATATCAGTATTTCTACTAGTGAAGGACATTCTCTTGTTCCTAGCTTTTTTATATTGTAACTGTGATTTAAGAAGCTGTTGACacaaaagtagaaataccacaaTGTAGAAATATTCTCAAAGGCTAAAACTCCTCTTAATGACACCACTGTTGATTGATCAAAACCTTTTTATTGAGCAAAAGATTTATCTGGAAATTAATCAATAGTTCTCAAAGGAATCctgtaaatgttattttggTGTAGGTTCCTTCTTAAAGTGCTTGAAAAGTGCCCTTAAATAGCTGTAAGAACCctttattttacatgtaaatgtgtaaaatcaggTCATAGATATGTAGTTCAAGTTATAAACAGGTTAGTAATTTCATAGCTGGCCACTGTAGCTTTTAGCAAACGTTACTTTGAGACTATACAGTTTTGTGGTATACAGACATTTAGCCATTTATATGAATGATACggacaaaataatataaaccGCTGCCAGTATAACAcagtacagttcaacagcaTGACAAACTACTGCCTCCAAAACGACCACACCGTTAAATCAACGCCTCATTTAAATCAGATTCAACAAAACCTGACCTTCGTGAAAGTGGGATTTATCGCAGGACTTTTGAATTAGACTTAGAGCGACTTTCTGTATATGTTTATTATGACTAGTAAGTGACAGATATATGTAGAGGAGTAAAACTGTTACGTTGCTCCACATCAAAATACTCAAGGTATTTCTAGTACAGGACTGAGGAAAAGCACTTTGTTTTTACATctcttaaagaaatatttaagatatatatatatctatatgtatataaatatatatggaAGATGAATCCAACACAGTGCAGAAGCCACCTTTTATTTCTACTTATTGTAAATTCTGCCCCACCCTGTCACAGGCCACattacagcagagagagagagagagagagagagagagagagagagagagagagagagagagagagagagagagagagagagagagagagagagagagagagagagagagagagagagagagagagagagagagagagagagagagagagagagagagcgcccACATGAGAGTTCAGGCCGACCATGGATCACTTTAGTCCTCCCAATTGGAAACCGTCTCTCCCTTCCCCCTCCAACCTCCTcgtcctccccccccccctctcatcctcttcatctttttAATGGATCTGAATGGGTCGGCTGCCTTGGTTCCTCCACCAGCATCCATCCAGCTGTTCCATGAAAAAGGCCTTCATCATTTAATTATAACACCACCCAAATGTGCCACAGTGACATCACCAGTCTCCATCACTCAGCAATCAGCCGCATCTCGGGCTCATAAAGGCgcatttacagtaaattaagTCTCTTTTGACACAAACATCAATATGTGGGAGCATAAAGCGAGTGGAGATGGCCGTACCAACACACATCACTTCAAATGCAGATGTATCGTGGCCGCatgtggatggaaaaaaaaaaaaaaacccgcaAAAACAGAGCCGCTCTTACCGTCAGGCCTACCGGAGAGGACCGCGGGTCGATTTGGTGCGCAGGCGGCCGATGGAGGATGCAGACAGCGACAATAACAGCTGAGAGTCGGTGGAGTTTCCCCGGCAGAGGAGTCCGGCTTCAgtgcaagaggaagaggaagaagaagaggaggaggaggaggaggaggaggctgtgcGTGTCCACGGCGCAAGGCACTCCCCTGCGCTCCTCTCTGGTAGCGACTGGATGCGGGATGCGCAGGGCGGAGAAAAGGAGCTCCGCCGCCTCGTTTGACAGTCAAACCAGGGCTGGAGCACAGGACTGACCTGTATGGAAATCCGGACACGAGCAGAGGCAGGAAACACGCAAATGAGGACGCTCCAGAGGGAAAACAAGCAGGGAGTTAATTTCCCATTCCGATGGCCGCcggtgatgtgtgtgttaatgcgCGACAAACTCCCCAGAGAGCCCGAGTGACATGAGAAATGAGAAGTGAAAGACCAGAAATAAGCAGTGATGTAACTCCAATTTATACGGTTTTGATTTGTAGGTGCCTCATTTTTTTCTCAGACCAATGAGTCATATTAAGACTCTGAGATGGGACAAATCTTTCCTTTAATCTTAAGCTTCCCCATTGAGTCCCATTAGTGTTACATCTGCTCTATGAAGTGTGTGAAACTCCTGATTCCTCCCCAGTCTGTCTTCAAGTTAACACAAGTTTTCTCTCAGCGGGGTCTGAAGGCACTCTGTGAGCTCCAGATGTCAACAAAAGGGTCAAAATACAAGACCAGAAGCTGCAATTCCTCCCAAAGTGATCAGCATTTTAGAATAGGGACTATTTAATACCACGTATGCTGCAAGCAAGTGGAGAAAACAGCCCTCTaatctgaattatttcctgTTATGAAAATCGATTTGTCTTTGCAGCTCACTCTTCAGCTGTCGAGTAAGTGAACATACGTGTGGTCAAATTGTAGATTGTGCCTTTATGCTGAAATGATGAGCAGGTCTACTCCAGTCTCTCTAATAGGTgagtacatttaaaaataaacacaagacaAGCAGGGCAACTGGACCATAAAATGGTAAATAAAATTCACCCTGAAGTAAATTTTTTCTGGCAGTCAGTCCCCCTtccttttaatcatttcattaatttaaagCTTTTATCTTAAGTGACAGACTGACATTGTCTGACCATGAGGATACAACCCAAAAATTGCAAAAATGATGCAAGTACATCAAATAACCTGATCTGCTTCAAGTAATACATTTACAAACGAGGGGATTTGTGCAAATTATGGTTATGTAGTGTATTATGAGGTAAAAATGCACCAAAATATATAGTAATGTTTCCCCAGTATCATTAAAGACACAGAAAACTGTTAACAAATACCGTTTATTCAAAAGCTTTAATATTAGACACCATTATTGCATAGTCCcttatattcacacacatttcttcacTCTGGGTCGTTTAGTTGGCCCATGAGCAGCAGTTTTCTGACCAATGACGTCCGAATGGGGCGTTGGGGCACCTGAAGGAGACAAACGCAGTTCAGACTACAGCGATCTGTgcgacacacacagaaatatgatCCTCTGTAGCCTCAGACAAGAGTTAGAATCAGGAGCAAGCAGCTCTCATACGAGgtgtcagaaaaatgtttttatttgtcatcaCTGGCTGTAACCACGcacgcaacacacacaaatatacacacacttaccATTAAAGTGGACGCCACTGTTCGTCCGCAGGATCAGAGTCACTTCATTTGTTGAGTCAAATCAACCTGTGAAATTAGAGAAGCTACATtttaatgcacacacagaaactacTGGtatcatgagtgtgtgtgtcaaattTAGGAGCCTCAGAAAAAAGCTGGAATCAGGAGCTGGAGTTCAGCTCTCATAGtaggtgtcagaaaagttatTTGATTTGTCATCACTGGCTGAAAGTCATTCAAATGCAAACGCTGCGTGAACTCACCAGCTCAAACTCATTTAATAAGACCTTCGATCTGTGTCCATCCACCTCTCAAGAGTTCAGACTTGTCATTTTTACCTGCAACCGTGAGAAAGTTTATAAAGAAGAAATTAGGGGAAACGACATTCAAGAAAAAATGAAGAATGTACTTTAGCATTAACAGTGGAGCCTCAGAACAAAGCTAGAATCAGGAGCTGGAGTTCAGCTCTCATAGTAGGTGTCAGAAAAGTTTATTTTAGTTCATCATCACAGGCTGAAACCATCTTGTGTGCTGAAATGTGAACTCACCGGCTCTCACACCTGGTGATGACTTCGGCTTTTATCTCAGCACTCATCCATGACGGGTTCAACATCCATCCGTCAGTCAGTCTCCACACACTCACCTGCACCAGGAAAGTGGAtgacttaattaaaaaaaacttaatcaTGGCTTCTCACACTCTAAAATGTTAATGATGAAGCCTCAGATGagttaaaatcaaaaacaaaactggcTGTGAAACACATTTGTAAACATTAAATGCAGGTTTTATCCAGTCTGGGGGGACTGAAGAGTTTACATTTCCACCAAATCCTCTTCTCATTCACTTTGCAGTTTGTGATGCAGATTAACTCACGTGTTCTTGTCCCGTGAAATCAATCTTCAAGGCAAATCATGTTCACTTCCTTCACCTAGGAGCTGACTCCAACATGCCTCCATGTGACTCActgaggagaggggaagagagaaaggcTCGTGGAACAATTCCAGCTGTACCAGTTTCAACACTACTGCAGCCATATCAATATTTAAAGCACATTATTTCAAGTGTTCAGGGGGAACTTTGAGATGTTGTACCGTTTCCAAAAATCGAGAATCGAGaactccaaattcaacacataaTTATGCAATGGAAAATTAAACTGAGTTAAAGCTGACAATGTGTATAGCGACCCAGGAAAGGCTTTTTTATGGATCAGATGGAAGTAAACGTGAAATTGGTGGGGAAACCACGTGGTGGTCTGGTGGCTCTGGCTACTGCTGAACAGCCACGTGCTGCTGTTCAGCCCTTCGTGCTAAATTAGCACGGAggtcaaacataaaaaaaaaaaaaaaaaaacactcacttgTTTGACTTCCCTCTCCAGTCAGGCTTCTTTTAGGCTCCCTGACCCGCTCGGACCGTCTTTGCTGCCTTAAAGTTTGGAGGAAACACTCAGAGAGAGGACGAAGGCCCATCTCTCCTGCCCTGCTGCCAGTGGAGAAATGATGCGCTACAGAGGGTGATCACAAACGGCTTCCGTCCGACCGGAAGTCCCTCCCTTTTCtaggctagctagctagctagctttgAGATTCGTTCGTCGGACTTTCTGAAAAACTGAGAAATTGTTATGGAATTTTCTGGCAATATCATTTGCGTATTCGCCCCTTATTAATGTACTGGAAACATTATCTGAACAACTAGAAATTTAAGCAAAGCTAGAACAACGattattagcattagcattgaACACCATCTCCCATCAGCTTTAGATACAGAAGCTTGTCAAAGCCTCATGGGAGTTGTAGTTTTTGAAGTCTAAGAATATTGGTCATTTTATGCTGGTTAAAACAggaagattttcatttttttaaaaaccagtACAGTAATATGTATCAAATGTGGTTAGAAAGTAATCAACAAATAATTTTGCTATAATTTTTCAGCACTTTTGGAAACCTTATGAGTTTGAACTGTATTTGGAAGCAGGATCACATATCTGTATAACTTTGAATTCTTGAAGCTAAGTACAGTAAAAGACATTCCGTGTTTTACCAAAGTCAAATTAGCTTCGTGTACATTGCACATTTATAAAGTGCTTCTAATAAATCGGGACAGGCCTTTTTTTACGAGTTGTCTGTTTTGACACATATTGTTAACAGCTGCTTCAAATGCTCCAAATATAAATCCCTCCTGACAACAACACTTTCAGTGGTTCTAATCCAACAGATCACATAGTAATTACAATGTATGGTTGGTGATAATGGTTAAATCAGAGTCAgtcaaataatatttttggtgGTACAACAATATTCTATGCACACAGTGATCTATTGCCGTATTTACACATTTCATGAATCTGTAGCAGTTTTTGTGGTTTGAGTTTGGCccttaaattaaaattaagGTAAATCTTAGTGCCACAGGATGCAGTGATATTAGAGACACaaggattttagaaatactcTGGTCCTGAGTCCAAAGACCTCCATAAGAGACTAGCCACAAACCAAACCCTGCAGCATTCTGAGGACTTAAAAAGCAactaaatttgattttaaatttatGTTTaattgtccaattacttttcctttaaaagttatttgtacattatactgtaaatgttgtttCAAAGGTATATAATTATGCTAAAAAATAAATCCCTTTTAGATTATTTTGCATAAAACTGTCAAAATTGAaaggttttcattaaaaatatcagAGTAGAATCCCATTATATGTCATATCTGTTGAATGTAAACTTCTCATGTCATTTAACATCTCAAAATCCAAGAAATATTACAAGCGATGATATTCATCACCTAATTAGAGTAGCAAACCCAACCTAAATAAAGCTAATGTGGCTGAATGGAAGCGAATCCCTGCAGCCATGTTGTGGAAAAATGTTGTGGAAAGGCTCCCAGAAAAGTGGAAGCAGTGAAGTGCGAAGCCCGTCATTCATAGAAAACTGGGGTTGCTAACGGGATGTAAAATAACAACACTAAAAGAGTCATGTAAGgtttaatttatacatttattctgATCACAGCTGTACAGGAATGCATCgtcacagcagaaacacaacctAAACCCAACCATGGCACAACAGCCGTCACAACACATCCAGAACTCAACCATAAATATACAGGCTCAATCAGCTCACCTCAATTCAATGcctataattattattattattattattattatcattattcacaTAGAACCATCTGTCTCTCAAATATATCTTTGTTTTCAAAGAGCATAAAAATACAAGTGGACTCTTCATTGGGATGAACACTGGTGGTTGATCCACTGTCTGGCCTACATGGGGGACCACTGAAAACTGGGGAGCCGAGGAGGAGCGGAGCCAAATTATTACAGCTTACAGACGGGGCTTATATGGGCTCGTACAAGGCTTCTCAATGGTTACAGGAGGACTGCAGACAGGGTGATTGATTTTAGGGATCATACAGGACTCACAACGTAAACTTATAGACTACTtttgacatcacacacacacacacacacaaggagtgGGGTTTTGTTTATAAGGAaacagggagaagaaaaaaagaacatgaaacGTTTTGTGAgtggaaaacaagaaaaatagagacaaaaaataaaccATTTGATTATATGAAAGAACACTACCAAGGCACAGAGAGATGCAGAGTTAACAAAAGAGGGAGATAAAAAGTGGGGGGGGAGACAAGATGGAAGGTGGGCAGATTAGAGGCAGTTTCACTAACCAACACTAGAGGGAGCTCTAACAGCTCAAATACCCAGGTATATTATAAACTCTATGTATGTATACTGGATGTACTATATAAAGCATTGAAATATAGGattatcttttaaaaacactgttcactgcagcaggacaaaagGGATACACAGCATGAGTGTGCTTGTATATATGTGtctttgcatgtaaatgtgtgcgtatctgtgtgtgtagattCATTTCCAAGCAAACCTCCATAGATGGAGCTAAACACCAACGAAGCAGAACACCAGCGAGATTACAACCAATGCCATGTGCGTtaacgtgtatgtgtgtgtctgtgtgtttgtgtttgtgtctcaaaATCCATGGACACACATCTATATCGTCGTTCTGATCATTAGGATAACTACTGTACGAGTTGGGAGGACATTGACATGAGCATCAGCAGGGACTACACACACTCGTAacgacaacaacagcaacaataacaacaacagcaacaacaacgacaTGAAGAGAGACAACACACAGGTCAGGAAGTCCGGCTAACCACAATCCTCCACTCAtacagaagagaaacagaggcTACCATTCATCTGGAAAAATGCATCCTTTTGACATCGCAGGAGCGAGACAGACTCAGAAAGCGGCCCGTCTGTCCATGTGCTTTTAAAAATTCTCTCCAGTATCTCATCTGTATGCATCTTGTCTacttatctatctatctatctgcctgtctgtcagtcagtcagtttatGTGCTTATTTTTGCAAGCAATAtgcttatctgtctgtctccctgtctgacTGAGTTGGTGTCTCTGCCA from Pempheris klunzingeri isolate RE-2024b chromosome 3, fPemKlu1.hap1, whole genome shotgun sequence includes the following:
- the gng13a gene encoding guanine nucleotide-binding protein G(I)/G(S)/G(O) subunit gamma-13a is translated as MEELDVPQMRREVESLQYQLAINREKSSITVTELVKWIEGCVCEDPFLNPELMRANPWVEKGKCVIL